The nucleotide window TATAGCTAATAAAGACTCGAAATTTTCCATACCTGAGGCTAAGCTGGGGTTGATCCCCCCTATGGCTATCAGCGTAGGCCACAGACTGTGGGGCAGGGCTGTAACAAGGCTTGCGATTACTTCTGATGAAATTACCGCTGAAGAAGCTAAGCAAATAGGGATCGTAGACTACATAGTAGATGACGTAGTCAGGAAAGCTGAAGAAACCTCTAAAAAGATAATCGCCTCTGTAGACCTAGACTCAATACGGGCCATAAAGAGGTGGAGTAAGGCTGATAAAGAAAAAGTACGCAGGGCTATTATGGAGTTAGCCTTGTTAAGTCTCACTAGTTCAGCTAAAAGGAGGATGAATGATTTTAAAGAAAGTCACGATAAATCAAAAGAAAGGAAATTAAAGTAAAGATAAAAGCAGAGGCGTGTAAGCAAATAAATAAATAAAAAAGTAAAAAACCAACTAGTAGGAGTAAAACCCGTCCTTAACTTTTCTTTCCATCTCTCCTAATAACTTAGAGTTTATCCACATCCTGCCAAACCCCCCTATATTCTCCTCCTCTACAATCACTATTACGTTATTGGGGTCTCCCTTGATCCTCACAATAATTTCTTCTTCTTTATGATGTATATGCCCAGCCCTTTTAGTCCCCCTGATTAAATAGTCGTTGGGGCCGTTCTGGGTCAGAGTAGTCTGCCAACCGTCGGTTTTCAGGGAGTTCTCTATGTCTTGCGCAAACGCCTGCACGTTTATGTTGTTGTTTTCAAATACTTTCTGCATTAATGGATAAAATTCTTGACAATTATTAAAAATTAACTTTGTTTCAATATTCGCTTAATGTCCCTTTTTTCCTAGCCCTCTGGAACGAATACGAATAAAATGCTATCCCTAAAGGTAGTAGAATTACGGTAAATAGTAGGAGAGCTAGAACATATTCAGATAACTGGAATACCGTATATCCCTCAAGTATCGCATACCTCAAACCGTTAAGTGCCCAGGTCAAAGGTATCGCATAACTTACAAACCTAATAAACGAAGGGAGTACCGACACTGGGAACACGACTCCAGTAGTCAATGTGGTGAAAGTGGCAAAGAAGAATGATATGGGGTTCCCCTGTTTTACGATCATTGTGAACCCGGCTGAGATCATACCTAGCCCTAATGATGAAGTAAGGAGTAATAAGATAAGTACGACAGCGGAGAGGAAATTTATATCGTATTTAACGCCCAACGCATAACCAATAGCAAGGATCACTACAGCGTTAACAGTGTTGATGGTAAAGCCCCATAACGCGGAGTAAACAAGGAAGGATATTACACCGCCCGAAGATAGGACATAGTATTCAATAGTCCCGTATAGCTGTTCATTCCTCAGCCTCCCGCTTAGAGTAGTTATTACTGAAGATATGTAACCTTGAAACGCTAGGCCTACTACAATAAATGAGATATAAGACTCTCCTCTGAACCCGATAGATCTCACTATATTTCCTCCTAATGACGTCCCCACAAAGTAATAAGTAAATACCGGCAACACCCAAGATAAGACATTTAGTACCAGTTGAGTCCTATAACTAGCCCATATTTTAAAACCCCTTAAATATATGTAAGCGTATAACTTGTCTATTATCCCTCCCATCTCCTAAACCCTCCCCTCCTCCTGTTCCTCGTACTGTCTATCTCCTCATCTGTAAAATATACGAAAGCGTCTTCTAATGTGGGCTCTTCAACCCCTATCACGTCCCCCCATATTTTTACGTCCTTATCAGGTATCCTCAATAAGACCCTCCCGTGGAGGAAACCGCTCACATACTTCTCGTAACCTTTCGGTACGGTATCTGTTAGTACGACCTTTATTTTACCTATATTCGAGACTATCTCCTCTCTAGTCCCTTGAGCTACTATTTTTCCTCTTTTTAGCAAAACTATCTTATCAGCTAGGTCCTCTACCTCCTTCATGTTATGAGAGGTCATCAGGATAGTCTTACCCTCTTTAGACAAGCTCTTGACCAAGCTCCTGAAGTCTCTAGAGCTTACCGGATCCATGCCTAATGTAGGCTCGTCTAAGAGGATTACCGGTGGGTCTAATAGTAAAGCCCTAGCAAGCGCTAGCTTTCTCTGCATCCCGGTACTATACTTCATATATTGGACGTCTGAAAAGCTTGAAAGGCCTACCAGTTCAAGGAGCTCTTTAGCTCGCCTTTTAGCCTCGGATATGGAAAGCCCCTGAATAATGCCAAAGAAAACTAAGTTATCAAAACCTGAAAGCCTAAAATAAAACGCCCTTTCGCTAACCATCATTACACCCAAGTTTTTCCTCACCTTTTTCTCTTCCCTAATACTGACACCGTTTATCCTAGCGTCACCTTTATCTGGGATAATCAGTGTAGAGAGGATTTTTATCAGTGTAGTCTTTCCTGCACCGTTATGCCCTACTAGTGCTCCCACCCCAGAACTGGGGATATTAAAACTCACGTCGTCTAAGGCTTTGATCTCCCCGGATTTAATGCGAAAGGTTTTCGAGATGTGCTCAACTTCTATCAAGGGACGACATCACCTCCTGAAGCACTTTTTTAAGTTTATCTTTCAGTTCCTGGTCAAGTTCGTCTTTATTTTCCATAATAAACCTTAGATCTGAGACGACCTCTTCTATTATCGTCTCCAGTTGGTGTTTTGGGCTTAGAAATTCTCTCCCTAATTCAGTAATTTCATAGAACTTTTGAGCCCCATCGACCTTGCTTATAACTACATAACCCTCCTCCAGTAATTTATCGAGAGTTGGATAGATCGCCCCTGGTGAAGGCTTCCAAAAACCTTGAGTTACTCTCTCGATCTCTCTCATTATTTGAGCCCCGGTCATAGCACCTTTACTACTCAGGATCGACAGTATAATATGGCGTAATCTTCTCCTTCGTCTCATAGATATCATTATTGATATCGAAATATATAAAGAATAAGCTCAAAAATTACAATTCAAGTTTATTTTTACAAATACCGTCATCGTTTCCCATATACGTTTACCGTTTGCCCGTTAGAGGGCCCTTTAAAGGAAAGCGGTGAATAGTATCATCGCTAACCCGTATTCGGATGGATTGTTATGAAATTTTACACGCTTAACTAGTTTATACACACGCATAATAACTAAAAGAAAATATGAGCACTTACTAAAAATATATGCAATACGCGTATCGAGTTAAGGCGATGGAAGAAAGAGTTAGATAGACACCATGACATTTAATCGTTTATGAAGACAAATATTATGTTAGAGACGAAAAAGTTTCTTTTAACTAATTCCTTGGGCAAAAAAGCGATTATTTTGCGCTTATGCTCTCTTCAAGCTGTTTTAAGTTCTCTTTGTACACACTGTAGAAGTCCTTAATAGAGGCCATCAGGTGCCACCTGTCTTTTTCGTCTAATAGAGGCTCTAAGGAAGGCCCAATGGTCTTTCCTACTACTACTGGTTCGCTTACATGAATGACCTCGTCCTCATACTTGTGGGGGAACGCTATACTCATCACCTTGTTCTCGTTTAACGCTATTGCCCTTACAATCTCTTCAATAATGGTTCCCGGCCCCCATGTAGTCCCACCCATGACTCTTATTATTTCGCCCGGTATTTTCTTTACGTAATCTTCGACCTCACTCTTACTGACTCCCATCTCTTCTGTAAAGGGCTTTCCTTTTACCGTAACCGTGCTCCACAATACTACGGCGTCCTCTCCGTGTTCTCCCCCCACATACCCGTTAATATCGTATACGGGGACTTTCAGTTTTTTAGCTAAGTAAGACCTCATCCTCATTGTCTCTACCTGATCCCCGGTACTTATTGTGTACTCCCCCGAATATTTCATAAATACCGAGGCCATCATATCTACTGGGTTAGCTACCATAATGTAAATAGCACCTCTGTTCTTCTTTGCTATTTTATCTGCTAAATCTATCATTATCTTAGCGTTATCTACAAACAAGTCCCTCCTGCTCATCCCAGGCTTCCTTGGCTTACCCGCTGTAATTACCACTATATCAGACCCAGACACATCGTCAATATTGTTAGTACCAAGAACCTCGGTCTTAAGTTTTCTAGATGCTAAAGCATGTCTAAGCTCATGTTCAAACTTTTCTGGGAGTTCAGGGATTATATCATAAATTATTGCCTCATCAACATAACCGCCCATGATTACGTTAAACGCTATTGTTTGACCTATCTTACCTGCTCCAATAAATGCGACTTTTGTCATGGTTTATCACAAGAGAAGCTTCTCATCTATCTTATTTAAATTTACCTCACTAAATTTATTATCATTAATTAAACTAATAAGTTATGGATCTTTCAGATATATTAGCAGAGTATGTGACTTCAGTCCAGGACATTAATGACAGAGCGTATAAGGAAGCCAAGAGGAGAGTACTAGACTCGATAGCAGTGGCTATGGCGTCTAAAAATTCTCCTCCTGCTAAAATCGTGGAAGGGCTTTCCTCCGTATTTCAAGGAGGAGCCCCTACATTGGGTTTCTTTAACGCTACACCTGACTTTGCATCTTTTTATAATACACTCCTAATAAGGTACTTAGACTTTAATGATACATATCTGGGCTTGGAGCCCCTTCACCCAAGCGATATGATAGGCGGGCTATTATCGGTCTCCACCGAAGTGAAGGGCAGTGATATAATAAGGGCTATAGTAGTGGGATACGATGTTGGAGTAAACCTCTGTGATACGACATCCCTAAGGAAGAAGGGGTTCGACCACGTAAATTTCCTTGAGGTAGCTACAGCATCAGCCCTCTCTAACTTACTTTCACTAGATAGGGCTAAGGCTAAGAACGCTATATCGCTTTCAATTATCCCTCACGTAGCATTAAGGGAGACGAGGAGCGGTAAACTGTCTATGTGGAAAGCAGGTGCAGCTGCAGAAGCCGTTAGGAATGCCGTCTTCGCGACACTCCTCGCCAGAGCGGGGCTCACTGGACCAGAACTCCCCTTCTCTGGAATTTTCGGTTTCTCTACGGTAATTGCCAAGGACATGGACGTAGAAAAAATTAAACTAGACGGGAATGGGATATTAAGGACTTTCATAAAAAAATACCCCGTAGAATACCATGCCCAAGCTGCTGTCGAGACGTCTTTATCTCTGGACTACAGAGGTGAAATAAGGAAAGTCTTGGTGGAGACTTATGAGGCCGGAAAGACGATCCTCGCTGACAGCCGTGATAAATGGAGGCCTCAAAATAAGGAGACAGCCGATCACAGTTTACCTTTTATAGTTAGTGTTAGTCTCTTGAGGAAAGACTTCTGGTTGGACTCCTACTCTTTGATAGGCAACTCTGAAGTAGAGTCACTGATGGACAAGGTCGAAGTAGTAGAGAGGGAAGATTATACTAAAGTCTACCCCAATGAGCTACCTACAAAGGTCACGGTAATCACTGATCAGGGCGAGTTTAGCAAAGAAGTCAGGGTGCCAAGAGGGCACTACAATAACCCTATGAGTGATGAGGAGTTAGAAGAGAAAGCAATGAGGTTGGGTCTGACTAAAAGGCAGATAAGTATAATTAACAACTTCGACGATATGAAGGTGGGGGAATTTGTCAGAAGTCTTAAGGAAGTCTGATTTCCTAGTTATACCGGGCGTGTTTAACCCTTTTACCGCGTTATTGGCTGAGAAGGTAGGCTTTAAAGCCGTATACCTATCCGGTGGGGCCCTCACGTCCTCTTTAGGGCTAC belongs to Stygiolobus caldivivus and includes:
- a CDS encoding enoyl-CoA hydratase/isomerase family protein, with amino-acid sequence MKYQVKDGVAWVILDRVERLNAFDEKSWEELGEKMRRANGDNNVKVVVLTGEGRAFSAGDDIYAMLELNSVEDAKRFFNTLFSAVESMMELEKPLICAVNGLAYGGGCEILLFCDIVIANKDSKFSIPEAKLGLIPPMAISVGHRLWGRAVTRLAITSDEITAEEAKQIGIVDYIVDDVVRKAEETSKKIIASVDLDSIRAIKRWSKADKEKVRRAIMELALLSLTSSAKRRMNDFKESHDKSKERKLK
- a CDS encoding ABC transporter permease; this encodes MGGIIDKLYAYIYLRGFKIWASYRTQLVLNVLSWVLPVFTYYFVGTSLGGNIVRSIGFRGESYISFIVVGLAFQGYISSVITTLSGRLRNEQLYGTIEYYVLSSGGVISFLVYSALWGFTINTVNAVVILAIGYALGVKYDINFLSAVVLILLLLTSSLGLGMISAGFTMIVKQGNPISFFFATFTTLTTGVVFPVSVLPSFIRFVSYAIPLTWALNGLRYAILEGYTVFQLSEYVLALLLFTVILLPLGIAFYSYSFQRARKKGTLSEY
- a CDS encoding lactate/malate dehydrogenase family protein, which encodes MTKVAFIGAGKIGQTIAFNVIMGGYVDEAIIYDIIPELPEKFEHELRHALASRKLKTEVLGTNNIDDVSGSDIVVITAGKPRKPGMSRRDLFVDNAKIMIDLADKIAKKNRGAIYIMVANPVDMMASVFMKYSGEYTISTGDQVETMRMRSYLAKKLKVPVYDINGYVGGEHGEDAVVLWSTVTVKGKPFTEEMGVSKSEVEDYVKKIPGEIIRVMGGTTWGPGTIIEEIVRAIALNENKVMSIAFPHKYEDEVIHVSEPVVVGKTIGPSLEPLLDEKDRWHLMASIKDFYSVYKENLKQLEESISAK
- a CDS encoding ABC transporter ATP-binding protein — its product is MIEVEHISKTFRIKSGEIKALDDVSFNIPSSGVGALVGHNGAGKTTLIKILSTLIIPDKGDARINGVSIREEKKVRKNLGVMMVSERAFYFRLSGFDNLVFFGIIQGLSISEAKRRAKELLELVGLSSFSDVQYMKYSTGMQRKLALARALLLDPPVILLDEPTLGMDPVSSRDFRSLVKSLSKEGKTILMTSHNMKEVEDLADKIVLLKRGKIVAQGTREEIVSNIGKIKVVLTDTVPKGYEKYVSGFLHGRVLLRIPDKDVKIWGDVIGVEEPTLEDAFVYFTDEEIDSTRNRRRGGFRRWEG
- a CDS encoding PadR family transcriptional regulator, with the protein product MRRRRRLRHIILSILSSKGAMTGAQIMREIERVTQGFWKPSPGAIYPTLDKLLEEGYVVISKVDGAQKFYEITELGREFLSPKHQLETIIEEVVSDLRFIMENKDELDQELKDKLKKVLQEVMSSLDRS
- a CDS encoding MmgE/PrpD family protein; translated protein: MDLSDILAEYVTSVQDINDRAYKEAKRRVLDSIAVAMASKNSPPAKIVEGLSSVFQGGAPTLGFFNATPDFASFYNTLLIRYLDFNDTYLGLEPLHPSDMIGGLLSVSTEVKGSDIIRAIVVGYDVGVNLCDTTSLRKKGFDHVNFLEVATASALSNLLSLDRAKAKNAISLSIIPHVALRETRSGKLSMWKAGAAAEAVRNAVFATLLARAGLTGPELPFSGIFGFSTVIAKDMDVEKIKLDGNGILRTFIKKYPVEYHAQAAVETSLSLDYRGEIRKVLVETYEAGKTILADSRDKWRPQNKETADHSLPFIVSVSLLRKDFWLDSYSLIGNSEVESLMDKVEVVEREDYTKVYPNELPTKVTVITDQGEFSKEVRVPRGHYNNPMSDEELEEKAMRLGLTKRQISIINNFDDMKVGEFVRSLKEV